A stretch of the Planktothricoides raciborskii GIHE-MW2 genome encodes the following:
- a CDS encoding bifunctional ADP-dependent NAD(P)H-hydrate dehydratase/NAD(P)H-hydrate epimerase, which translates to MNRPEIEQFIVTAEQMRAIENRVFDAGMPVAALMEKVATLVARRIQALYPLPKSANTLSVGVLVGPGHNGGDALVVARELHFRGYEVIIYCPFTKLKELTQHHANYAASLGIPIYQEIDFLQNCALFVDGLFGFGLERAIKDPVATAIALVNTWGKPILSIDIPSGLHTDTGAVLGTAISATHTFCLGLWKLAFLQDQALEYLGQVELVDFDLPLADIEAVLGNFSKVHRIVTEQAKSGLPLPRPPAVHKYKLGHLLLICGSRQYTGAAILAGLGARGSGVGMLSMVVPQSLKLLLNRHLPEALVIDCPETESGAIAHLPPEIDFSAYQAIACGPGLTMQPMLLVKQILDSDRPLLLDADALNILAQIDPRQILPQRSAPTILTPHPGEFLRLFPDLIMDLSNRIAAGQSAAQQSGAIVVLKGARVAIAEPDGNIYINPDSTPALARGGSGDVLTGLMGGLIAQVNPENLIAQVQTAVWWHAQAGILAAKERTELGVDAFTLTQYLIPALQA; encoded by the coding sequence ATGAATCGACCAGAAATTGAACAATTTATCGTCACTGCCGAACAGATGCGGGCGATTGAAAACCGGGTATTTGATGCGGGAATGCCCGTGGCCGCATTAATGGAAAAAGTGGCAACCTTAGTCGCTCGTCGGATTCAAGCCCTTTACCCCCTGCCTAAGTCCGCCAACACTTTATCCGTTGGGGTATTAGTCGGGCCGGGACATAATGGCGGAGATGCCCTGGTGGTGGCACGGGAGTTACATTTTCGGGGCTATGAAGTCATCATTTATTGCCCGTTTACCAAGCTGAAGGAGTTAACCCAGCATCATGCAAATTATGCGGCGAGTTTGGGCATACCTATTTATCAAGAAATTGACTTTCTCCAAAATTGTGCTTTATTTGTGGATGGCTTGTTTGGGTTTGGTTTGGAACGGGCAATTAAAGACCCCGTAGCCACAGCGATCGCCCTTGTGAATACCTGGGGCAAACCGATTCTCAGTATTGATATTCCCTCCGGGTTACATACGGATACTGGGGCAGTGTTAGGCACCGCCATTTCTGCTACCCACACTTTTTGCCTAGGTTTATGGAAACTCGCTTTTCTCCAAGACCAAGCCTTAGAGTATCTCGGTCAGGTGGAGTTAGTTGATTTTGATTTGCCTTTGGCTGATATTGAAGCGGTGTTGGGCAATTTCTCAAAAGTCCACCGGATCGTCACCGAGCAAGCAAAATCCGGTTTACCCCTACCCCGTCCGCCAGCAGTTCATAAGTATAAGCTGGGTCATTTGTTGTTAATTTGTGGTTCGCGGCAGTACACGGGGGCAGCGATTTTGGCCGGTCTGGGGGCTCGCGGTAGTGGGGTGGGGATGCTTTCGATGGTGGTGCCCCAATCCCTCAAGCTGCTGTTAAATCGTCATCTGCCAGAAGCGTTGGTGATTGATTGTCCCGAAACCGAGAGTGGCGCGATCGCCCATTTGCCCCCAGAGATAGACTTCAGTGCTTATCAGGCGATCGCCTGTGGGCCGGGATTAACCATGCAGCCCATGCTATTGGTCAAACAGATATTAGACAGCGATCGGCCTTTGCTGCTCGATGCGGATGCGTTAAATATTCTTGCCCAGATCGATCCTCGGCAAATCTTACCCCAACGATCGGCGCCGACAATTTTGACCCCTCATCCTGGCGAGTTCCTGCGTCTATTTCCTGATTTAATCATGGATTTATCCAATCGAATTGCCGCCGGCCAAAGCGCCGCCCAACAGAGTGGCGCGATCGTGGTGTTGAAAGGCGCTAGAGTGGCGATCGCGGAACCGGATGGCAACATCTACATCAACCCCGACAGTACCCCAGCCCTTGCCAGAGGAGGCAGTGGTGATGTCCTCACCGGATTAATGGGCGGACTGATCGCTCAAGTCAACCCGGAAAATCTAATCGCTCAAGTTCAAACTGCTGTCTGGTGGCACGCACAAGCGGGAATTTTAGCGGCTAAAGAAAGAACTGAACTCGGTGTTGATGCGTTTACCTTGACTCAGTACCTAATCCCAGCCTTGCAAGCCTAA
- a CDS encoding SPOR domain-containing protein produces MNMKKIYLLIGAIALQLSTAGGKIAQGEPLPPLPFGNQGMPPDPYALPSVVLPQDRSFQVNPNFTNPDFRDNSRNLDSKRYLVYIPGQNPRTLAQVRLYEPEAFLSQYKGRTVIQIGVFANRNNAQRLARELELGGIRAAIASIEQPQPATNVTPAWSNPPLASGYNLPPVNNSQAMPPIGTSLSILPAPPPGGGSQLARAYFLIVPGNRQDLPRMIQTAVDAGISGAEIFTREEPFGPHIAIGPFRDRTTAEQESGYLQKFGLDARIHFQN; encoded by the coding sequence ATGAACATGAAAAAAATTTATCTGCTAATTGGGGCGATCGCCCTTCAACTCTCAACCGCAGGGGGAAAAATTGCTCAAGGGGAACCTTTACCCCCGTTGCCTTTTGGCAATCAAGGAATGCCTCCCGATCCTTATGCTTTGCCATCGGTGGTTTTGCCACAAGACCGGAGTTTTCAAGTTAATCCGAATTTTACTAACCCAGATTTTCGGGATAATTCGCGGAATTTGGACAGTAAACGCTATTTGGTCTATATTCCCGGACAAAATCCCCGGACCCTTGCCCAAGTCCGGTTATATGAACCAGAGGCATTTTTGAGTCAGTACAAAGGACGAACGGTGATTCAGATCGGGGTTTTTGCTAATCGCAATAATGCTCAACGATTGGCCAGAGAATTAGAATTAGGCGGCATTCGAGCCGCGATCGCCTCCATTGAGCAACCGCAACCGGCAACCAATGTCACCCCAGCTTGGAGTAACCCTCCCCTAGCTTCTGGCTATAATCTTCCTCCGGTGAATAATTCTCAGGCTATGCCCCCGATTGGGACTTCACTCTCCATCCTTCCGGCACCCCCTCCCGGTGGGGGCAGCCAACTAGCCAGAGCGTACTTTCTGATCGTTCCGGGCAACCGCCAAGATTTACCCAGGATGATCCAAACCGCCGTGGATGCGGGAATTTCTGGTGCAGAAATTTTCACCAGAGAAGAACCGTTTGGCCCTCATATTGCGATCGGGCCTTTTCGCGATCGCACCACCGCCGAACAAGAAAGTGGTTATTTACAAAAGTTTGGCCTTGATGCCCGAATTCATTTTCAAAATTAA
- a CDS encoding site-specific integrase, with product MAPKIPSLLDVWIKFVDFKTQQGKVEETTLTKAYPLVTKILTKVDPELLKPSNYKQLLSFLTKRYKPSTLVSYYTKISACANWALKQDIWEKNPYSRDLAILKSQCENPDKSGKAYSDSEATVILNAIATDRLTPPRAWTKHSYYAQFLQFMFLTGVRPQLAIALEWEQIVWERDRPIKIYFDRAYTSGILKPSKGDRNGKNTPRVFPVNSELADLIMAIPKKETIHREPRISRHLKTIDRPHCPDLVFPSPRRWYIAIDHFTNRIFKPVVESLVKLGEVSEYLPTYHSRHTTQNRWLESGMSEEAIAALLDTSPTRIRKHYRDDRLDYENLAQNITLPELGD from the coding sequence GTGGCGCCAAAAATCCCATCATTGCTAGATGTTTGGATTAAGTTTGTTGATTTCAAAACTCAGCAAGGGAAAGTCGAAGAAACAACATTGACAAAAGCTTATCCCCTTGTCACAAAAATCCTTACAAAAGTTGACCCAGAGTTACTTAAGCCTAGTAACTATAAACAACTTTTGAGTTTTTTAACCAAACGTTACAAACCAAGCACCTTGGTTTCTTACTACACAAAGATATCTGCTTGCGCTAATTGGGCCTTAAAACAAGACATCTGGGAAAAAAATCCTTATAGCCGTGATTTAGCCATTTTAAAGAGTCAGTGTGAAAATCCTGATAAATCTGGTAAGGCTTATTCTGACTCTGAAGCTACTGTAATTCTCAACGCGATCGCCACTGACCGATTGACCCCACCCCGTGCCTGGACCAAACATTCTTACTATGCTCAGTTTTTACAATTCATGTTTCTGACCGGGGTCCGACCGCAATTAGCGATCGCTCTGGAGTGGGAACAAATTGTGTGGGAACGGGACCGGCCTATCAAGATTTACTTTGACCGTGCCTACACATCTGGGATTCTTAAACCGAGTAAGGGCGATCGCAATGGCAAAAACACCCCACGGGTTTTTCCGGTTAACTCTGAACTCGCAGATTTAATCATGGCAATTCCCAAAAAAGAGACGATTCACCGTGAACCAAGAATTTCCCGTCATTTAAAGACTATCGATCGCCCTCATTGCCCCGATCTGGTTTTTCCGTCACCCCGTCGTTGGTATATTGCCATTGACCACTTTACTAATCGGATATTTAAGCCGGTCGTTGAGTCACTGGTAAAACTGGGAGAAGTCAGCGAATACCTTCCGACATACCATTCCCGTCACACTACCCAGAATCGTTGGCTAGAGTCTGGGATGTCGGAAGAAGCGATCGCCGCGTTACTCGATACATCACCGACAAGGATCCGCAAGCATTACCGAGATGACCGTCTTGATTACGAAAATTTAGCCCAAAATATCACCTTGCCAGAATTAGGGGATTAA
- a CDS encoding helix-turn-helix transcriptional regulator — translation MSRTLLNMPMKWRLAVVMAEKDMGVNDLAAITGLHRATISNLKNNLPSHIRMKTLQKICTALECQPGELLQWTPDNDVV, via the coding sequence ATGTCAAGAACCTTGCTTAATATGCCGATGAAATGGCGACTAGCGGTTGTCATGGCTGAAAAAGACATGGGGGTTAACGATTTGGCTGCAATAACTGGGTTGCACCGTGCTACCATCAGCAACTTAAAAAACAACCTGCCTAGTCATATCAGAATGAAAACCTTGCAAAAAATATGTACGGCCCTCGAATGTCAACCCGGTGAGTTACTTCAGTGGACCCCAGACAATGACGTGGTATAA
- a CDS encoding DUF3854 domain-containing protein — MLEHRVDLDQPKHPFLHETCYGKQFWEWAIANNLPVVITEGAKKTACLLCAGYVAIGLPGIWNFSDTSDRSIAAFKAPLNPWLQSFFSRFQQLEITIAFDADSRVSTALDVDNAASRLANKITWLVNRKAVVKIAQWHPELGKGVDDIFVQNGIETLETVLNSALPLQVSKFRKYINLSYPVLDFNRRHLDKLPKLYAKIVAIKFPKNTGKTWTLSQMVSDAIKAGHKVIVLGHRVQLMSHLCDRFGIQFLNEMTSKKDWLEALYFGLGLCIDSLHPN; from the coding sequence GTGTTAGAGCACCGAGTAGACCTTGATCAACCCAAACATCCTTTTTTGCATGAAACCTGTTATGGTAAGCAATTTTGGGAATGGGCGATCGCCAATAACTTGCCCGTCGTCATCACTGAAGGGGCAAAGAAAACCGCGTGTCTGCTTTGTGCTGGTTACGTTGCTATTGGGCTACCAGGGATATGGAACTTTTCTGATACCAGTGATAGAAGTATCGCGGCATTTAAAGCACCTTTAAACCCGTGGCTGCAATCATTCTTTAGCCGGTTTCAACAACTCGAAATCACGATCGCTTTTGACGCTGATAGCAGAGTCTCAACTGCCTTAGATGTTGACAATGCCGCGTCCAGACTAGCCAATAAAATCACTTGGCTGGTTAACAGAAAAGCAGTTGTTAAAATTGCTCAGTGGCATCCTGAGTTAGGTAAAGGTGTTGATGATATCTTTGTCCAGAATGGCATTGAAACACTTGAGACGGTTTTAAATTCTGCCTTACCATTGCAAGTGTCTAAGTTCAGAAAGTATATAAACTTAAGCTATCCCGTCTTAGACTTTAATCGGAGACATTTAGATAAACTTCCTAAACTTTATGCAAAAATTGTAGCAATTAAATTCCCTAAAAACACGGGTAAAACTTGGACACTTTCCCAGATGGTCAGTGACGCCATAAAAGCAGGTCATAAAGTGATTGTGCTAGGACACAGAGTGCAATTAATGTCCCACTTATGTGACCGTTTCGGGATTCAATTTCTCAATGAGATGACCTCTAAAAAAGATTGGTTAGAGGCTTTATATTTTGGCTTAGGACTGTGTATTGATTCTTTACATCCTAATTAA
- the mnmA gene encoding tRNA 2-thiouridine(34) synthase MnmA: MTRIVVGLSGGVDSSTAAATLHHQGYEVVGLTLWLMKGKGQCCSEGMVDAAALCEQLGIPYHVVDSRELFEKNIINYLVSGYSSGVTPLPCSQCNKAVKFGPMLKYAQEELGIDRIATGHYARIEYNGETGRYQLLRAVDHNKDQSYFLYDLTQDLLAHCLFPLGNIPKTETRKIAAEFGLSTADKPESQDLCLIEAHGSMQNFLEQYIERQKGQIVDTQGNVLGEHEGIHRYTIGQRRGIGLAAPEPLYVVALDPIKNQVIVGDRTVATQEECTVKQINWVSMEPPSSPIRAEVQIRYRTPPVPVTVIPLEGGDRVKLVFDERQFGVTPGQAAVWYNGEILLGGGIIEPAKANAGKDFLSGDTLAK; this comes from the coding sequence ATGACAAGGATTGTCGTTGGCTTATCCGGTGGCGTTGACAGTTCAACTGCGGCGGCCACCCTCCATCATCAAGGATATGAAGTTGTCGGTCTGACCCTTTGGCTGATGAAGGGCAAAGGTCAATGCTGCTCTGAGGGAATGGTTGATGCCGCTGCACTTTGCGAACAATTAGGCATCCCATATCATGTTGTGGATAGCCGCGAACTGTTTGAGAAGAATATTATCAATTATTTGGTGTCCGGCTACAGTAGTGGTGTGACACCATTGCCTTGTTCTCAATGTAATAAAGCGGTGAAATTTGGCCCAATGTTGAAATATGCCCAGGAAGAATTGGGCATCGATCGCATTGCCACAGGTCATTATGCGCGGATCGAATATAACGGGGAAACTGGCCGTTATCAGTTGTTGCGGGCAGTCGATCACAATAAAGATCAATCCTATTTCTTATACGATCTGACCCAAGATTTGTTAGCTCATTGTTTATTTCCCCTAGGAAATATTCCCAAGACAGAAACGCGCAAAATTGCCGCTGAATTTGGGTTGAGTACGGCGGACAAACCAGAAAGTCAAGACCTTTGTTTGATTGAAGCTCATGGTTCGATGCAGAACTTTTTGGAACAATATATTGAGCGCCAAAAAGGACAGATTGTGGATACCCAAGGTAATGTTTTGGGCGAACACGAGGGGATTCATCGATACACCATTGGACAAAGACGGGGAATTGGGTTGGCAGCGCCAGAACCGCTTTATGTGGTGGCCTTAGATCCGATAAAAAATCAAGTGATTGTGGGCGATCGCACCGTGGCAACTCAAGAAGAATGCACCGTTAAACAAATCAATTGGGTTTCTATGGAACCACCCAGCAGCCCGATCCGCGCTGAGGTACAAATTCGCTATCGGACGCCACCAGTGCCGGTGACAGTGATTCCTTTAGAAGGAGGCGATCGCGTCAAATTAGTATTTGATGAACGACAGTTTGGGGTGACACCCGGACAAGCCGCAGTCTGGTACAATGGCGAAATTTTACTCGGTGGCGGCATTATTGAACCGGCAAAGGCGAACGCGGGCAAAGATTTTTTGTCTGGAGATACGTTGGCAAAGTAG
- the sat gene encoding sulfate adenylyltransferase: MSHHPQDAIAPHGGHLINRIASPGQKQEFLDQADSLPRIQLTERSLSDLILIAIGGFSPLNGFMEQKDYEPVVTDMRMANELPWAIPITLPVTEEEADRVKEGSWVRLDDPNGRFVGVLELTQKYRYNKALEASNVYRTEDINHPGVKVVYEQGPINLAGPVWLLQRDPHPLFPNYQVDPAESRKIFRENGWKSIVAFQTRNPIHRAHEYITKCALESVDALFLHPLVGATKEDDIPADVRMRCYEILLEKYYPKDKVMLAINPAAMRYAGPREAIFHALLRKNYGCTHFIVGRDHAGVGDYYGTYDAQYIFDEFEPGELGILPMKFEHAFYCTVTQGMATTKTSPSTPEQRIHLSGTKVREMLRDGKLPPPEFSRPEVAAELARSMHK; this comes from the coding sequence TTGAGTCATCATCCACAAGACGCCATTGCCCCCCACGGCGGACACCTAATTAATCGCATTGCCAGCCCTGGTCAAAAGCAGGAATTTCTTGACCAAGCTGATTCTTTGCCCCGCATTCAACTCACAGAAAGATCCTTATCGGACTTGATTCTGATTGCCATTGGTGGCTTTAGCCCTCTAAATGGCTTTATGGAACAGAAAGACTATGAACCAGTAGTCACCGATATGCGGATGGCCAATGAATTACCCTGGGCAATTCCCATCACTTTACCTGTCACCGAAGAAGAGGCAGACCGGGTTAAAGAAGGGTCTTGGGTACGCTTAGACGATCCCAACGGTCGATTTGTCGGGGTGCTGGAACTGACCCAAAAATATCGTTACAACAAAGCCCTGGAAGCGAGTAACGTCTATCGCACAGAAGATATTAACCATCCTGGGGTCAAGGTGGTTTATGAACAAGGGCCAATTAACCTCGCTGGTCCCGTCTGGTTACTGCAACGAGATCCCCATCCCTTGTTTCCCAACTATCAAGTCGATCCCGCTGAGTCTCGGAAAATCTTCCGGGAAAACGGCTGGAAAAGCATTGTGGCTTTCCAAACCCGTAACCCCATCCACCGGGCCCATGAATACATTACTAAATGTGCCTTGGAAAGTGTGGATGCGTTATTTTTGCATCCCCTGGTCGGCGCTACTAAAGAAGATGATATTCCCGCAGATGTGCGGATGCGCTGTTATGAAATTTTGCTAGAGAAATATTATCCCAAAGATAAGGTAATGCTGGCAATTAATCCGGCAGCCATGCGTTATGCGGGACCGAGAGAGGCGATTTTCCATGCCTTGCTGCGGAAAAACTATGGTTGCACTCACTTTATTGTGGGTCGCGATCATGCGGGTGTGGGTGATTACTATGGCACCTATGATGCTCAATATATTTTTGATGAGTTTGAACCCGGTGAATTAGGCATTTTACCGATGAAGTTTGAGCACGCTTTCTACTGCACCGTGACTCAGGGCATGGCGACGACTAAAACCAGTCCGAGCACTCCAGAGCAACGGATTCACTTGTCAGGAACAAAGGTGCGGGAAATGTTGCGCGATGGTAAGTTACCCCCGCCAGAATTTTCTCGTCCAGAAGTGGCGGCAGAATTAGCCCGTTCTATGCACAAGTAG